Proteins encoded within one genomic window of Candidatus Dependentiae bacterium:
- a CDS encoding SH3 domain-containing protein, with translation MNIKYYLFCFLPIALIAQDAPLFKKADNSYQQLEYADSLQTYKKIKHKDAAVWYNMGNAAYHMQDYLKATLYWLRAQKYGDATVFALGRQNMHYLHAKMGLSEPTLSDQVYDWFLLLTKKVSPLVWQLLFLGLWYLLFWLWIGCSNREKKRLYMGLVIMLLGFVVWPIVIAYHANKQQALVMQDDVAVYNGPNKSFYTVGTLKKGALVSVDASAKQWYKIDYDKMVGWVERASVTKI, from the coding sequence ATGAATATAAAGTATTATCTTTTTTGTTTCTTGCCTATTGCATTGATTGCGCAAGATGCACCATTGTTTAAAAAGGCAGATAACTCTTATCAACAACTTGAGTATGCGGACTCTTTACAAACGTATAAAAAAATAAAACATAAAGATGCTGCTGTTTGGTATAACATGGGGAATGCCGCCTATCATATGCAAGATTATCTCAAAGCGACTTTATATTGGTTACGCGCTCAAAAATATGGTGACGCAACAGTTTTTGCATTAGGCAGGCAAAACATGCATTACTTGCATGCTAAAATGGGATTATCTGAACCAACTTTGTCAGATCAGGTGTATGATTGGTTTTTATTATTAACAAAAAAGGTATCGCCTCTTGTTTGGCAACTATTATTTCTGGGATTATGGTATCTTCTTTTTTGGTTATGGATTGGTTGTAGTAATCGAGAAAAAAAACGGCTCTATATGGGTTTAGTAATTATGTTATTAGGCTTTGTTGTATGGCCAATTGTGATCGCATATCATGCAAATAAGCAACAAGCATTGGTTATGCAAGATGATGTTGCGGTATATAATGGACCTAATAAGTCATTTTATACCGTTGGTACCTTAAAAAAAGGAGCATTAGTTTCGGTTGATGCATCGGCAAAGCAATGGTATAAAATCGATTATGATAAAATGGTCGGTTGGGTTGAACGGGCATCGGTGACTAAAATTTAA
- a CDS encoding rhodanese-like domain-containing protein: MYNMISKYIMSLSILLLLPGCFGEQKKEGLFVINVLDADYFNDCHIKDSINVSVDGLDKFVANLDKDKSELVIYCSNYMCTASGFGAKKLQDMGFSNVWAYEAGMAEWHQKGLPVEGKCTKPYLKKIIDKKELEESSKIRIISTDELARKMKL; the protein is encoded by the coding sequence ATGTATAACATGATTTCAAAATATATAATGTCATTGAGTATTCTTTTATTGCTTCCGGGTTGTTTTGGTGAGCAAAAAAAAGAAGGTTTATTTGTTATTAATGTACTTGATGCAGATTACTTTAATGATTGTCATATTAAAGATTCAATCAATGTATCTGTTGACGGTCTAGATAAGTTTGTTGCAAACCTTGATAAAGATAAATCTGAGTTGGTAATTTATTGCTCTAATTACATGTGTACAGCGAGTGGCTTTGGAGCTAAAAAATTGCAAGATATGGGCTTTTCAAATGTTTGGGCATATGAGGCAGGTATGGCAGAATGGCATCAAAAAGGGTTGCCGGTTGAAGGAAAATGTACAAAACCATATCTAAAGAAGATAATTGATAAAAAAGAGCTTGAAGAATCATCAAAAATACGTATAATAAGTACTGATGAATTGGCTCGGAAGATGAAGCTTTAA
- a CDS encoding lysophospholipid acyltransferase family protein: MYKAVLWASWLPIHITGKEHIPEDPAIFVANHSSSFDVPLLGSLVNSHPHIWLAMTWLTKFWLFRLLLPRVAVLVDMSSPQRGGRSLIKTIDLIKKYNTHVMIFPEGARYTDGKVHDFYGGFSLLAKKMHLPVIPVRMFNLEKVYPPNTFWVHYHPVNVVIGEPMYMREDETDTEFKDRVHRWFIQQEQ; this comes from the coding sequence ATGTATAAAGCTGTATTGTGGGCTTCGTGGTTGCCGATTCATATCACAGGCAAAGAGCATATTCCTGAAGATCCGGCTATCTTTGTGGCTAATCATTCTTCATCGTTTGATGTTCCTTTATTGGGCTCATTGGTCAATAGTCATCCGCATATTTGGTTGGCGATGACATGGTTAACCAAGTTTTGGTTGTTCCGTTTGTTGTTGCCGCGCGTAGCGGTTTTAGTTGATATGTCCAGCCCGCAAAGGGGGGGACGTTCCTTGATAAAAACAATTGATTTGATAAAAAAATATAATACGCATGTTATGATTTTTCCTGAAGGTGCACGATACACTGATGGCAAAGTACATGATTTTTATGGTGGTTTTTCTTTGTTGGCAAAAAAAATGCATCTTCCGGTGATTCCGGTACGGATGTTTAACTTGGAAAAAGTGTATCCACCCAATACGTTTTGGGTGCATTATCATCCGGTCAATGTAGTGATTGGTGAACCAATGTACATGCGTGAAGATGAAACAGATACGGAGTTTAAAGATCGGGTTCACCGGTGGTTTATACAGCAGGAACAGTAA
- a CDS encoding M23 family metallopeptidase, with product MLVGVALCVAGLSFAFLHREYHAYIIEVDKMAQMRDIISSLNKSCDVSYPEMVEKHLASIEMPLSIEHAGMQPIAEAKIEIDSIRQVTEQPKQKVDIKKKDIDFIWPIEKQKFWLSSYFGMRKLPSGRKQFHNGIDMAALKGTRVKSAASGIVERAYEDPVGYGKTIIIKHNKIYKTRYAHLDKMLVTQGQSVKQGQLIGHVGSTGNVRKTGRDASHLHFEVYSHEKRVNPLIFFS from the coding sequence ATGCTCGTTGGAGTAGCGTTATGTGTAGCCGGCTTATCATTTGCTTTTTTGCACAGAGAATATCATGCTTATATCATAGAAGTTGATAAGATGGCCCAAATGAGAGATATTATAAGTTCTTTAAATAAATCATGTGATGTATCTTATCCTGAAATGGTAGAAAAGCATTTGGCTTCTATTGAAATGCCATTATCAATTGAACATGCAGGAATGCAGCCGATAGCTGAAGCAAAAATTGAAATAGATTCTATACGTCAAGTGACTGAGCAGCCAAAACAAAAAGTTGATATTAAAAAAAAAGATATAGATTTTATATGGCCAATTGAAAAACAGAAGTTTTGGTTAAGCTCTTATTTTGGAATGAGAAAATTACCAAGTGGGCGGAAACAGTTTCACAATGGTATTGATATGGCCGCATTAAAAGGTACTCGAGTGAAATCTGCAGCTTCAGGCATCGTTGAACGAGCGTATGAAGATCCTGTGGGATATGGCAAAACAATTATAATAAAACATAACAAAATCTATAAAACACGCTATGCTCATTTAGATAAGATGTTGGTAACGCAGGGACAATCAGTGAAGCAAGGGCAGTTGATAGGGCATGTTGGATCAACCGGTAATGTACGCAAAACCGGACGCGATGCATCACATTTACATTTTGAAGTTTATTCGCATGAAAAGCGTGTGAATCCATTAATATTTTTTAGTTAA
- a CDS encoding VWA domain-containing protein has translation MNYTLEWQQLSYLYWLIPAIFLFCWLRLKMYRPVRYRFTLVQQFFQNNIQTKHIYASFFFLLRLLTLSTLALLIAQPRLVDMDSRVPVEGVDIMMVLDISGSMRFQDEAGDPRTRLDVAKQEAIRFVDKRDNDAIGLALFANDALSRVPLTMDKQLLKKVISELYLGFINPDGTLLFTGVLTAANRLKHSKAKSKIMILLTDGEPTDGDMSPQVVTEILKQLGIKVYAIGVGNDKPAYVHTHMGMALIPGINRDVLESIAHETGGKFFLAKKPNDMRAIYDTINALETSEQEVPIFSKWYDIAFSVIWFILALLIVELSVATFVWFSL, from the coding sequence ATGAATTATACGTTAGAGTGGCAACAATTATCTTATCTTTATTGGCTTATTCCAGCAATTTTTTTGTTTTGTTGGTTGCGACTGAAAATGTATCGTCCGGTGCGTTATCGTTTTACTTTAGTACAACAATTTTTTCAAAATAATATACAAACAAAACATATATACGCATCATTTTTCTTTCTGTTAAGATTGCTTACCTTATCAACTCTTGCATTGCTTATTGCGCAGCCACGTTTAGTGGATATGGATTCGCGGGTGCCGGTTGAAGGTGTTGATATTATGATGGTATTGGATATTTCAGGAAGTATGCGTTTTCAGGATGAAGCGGGTGATCCGCGCACACGACTTGATGTTGCAAAGCAAGAAGCGATTCGGTTTGTTGATAAGCGTGATAATGATGCAATTGGACTGGCTCTTTTTGCAAATGATGCATTGTCTCGTGTGCCATTAACTATGGATAAACAGTTATTAAAAAAAGTGATTTCAGAACTTTATTTAGGATTTATTAATCCGGATGGCACCTTATTGTTTACCGGTGTTTTGACCGCTGCAAATCGCTTGAAACATTCAAAAGCAAAAAGTAAAATTATGATTTTACTCACTGATGGTGAACCGACCGATGGCGATATGAGTCCGCAAGTTGTGACTGAAATACTCAAACAACTTGGCATTAAAGTGTATGCAATTGGTGTGGGCAATGATAAACCTGCATATGTGCATACTCATATGGGCATGGCATTAATTCCGGGCATCAATCGTGATGTATTGGAATCTATTGCGCATGAAACCGGTGGTAAATTCTTCTTGGCAAAAAAACCGAATGATATGCGTGCAATTTATGATACGATCAATGCATTGGAAACATCAGAGCAAGAGGTTCCTATATTTAGTAAATGGTATGATATCGCATTTTCTGTAATTTGGTTTATTCTAGCATTGTTAATTGTTGAATTAAGTGTTGCAACTTTTGTGTGGTTTAGTTTATGA
- a CDS encoding VWA domain-containing protein has translation MNIMDFNIHFARPDMLWKVLPYIIVATVILMYRLYKTNAVVHLLAGPNQIKNVLRHYSFIRSIVKIVLFLAGMFFLAVALMRPQWNEAEHAVTQKGRDLLIALDISRSMLAQDLEPDRLSFAKNKIKKLLGSLPTERVGLLLFSGSTFLQCPLTDDKAAFNMFLDSIDVETISSGTTAIEQAIKEAILLFKKMPERKNKLLLIFTDGEDFSSNLTQVKKDAAKIGLHIITVGVGTPEGAPIPLYDRRSKQTGHQHDAQGNVVISRMNEGILHRLAEDTGGMFVPITENSNDIKKIQQFVRSFEKEHLEDKMVTQFQEQYHYPLLISFICFAIEWLL, from the coding sequence ATGAACATTATGGATTTTAATATACATTTTGCACGGCCGGATATGTTGTGGAAGGTTTTACCTTATATTATTGTAGCTACCGTTATATTAATGTATCGATTATACAAAACAAATGCGGTAGTGCATTTATTGGCCGGTCCGAATCAAATAAAAAATGTGTTACGACATTATTCATTCATAAGATCTATAGTCAAAATTGTTCTGTTTTTAGCAGGGATGTTTTTTTTGGCTGTTGCATTAATGCGACCACAATGGAATGAAGCTGAACATGCGGTTACACAGAAAGGGCGCGACCTGCTTATTGCGCTTGATATTTCACGCAGTATGTTAGCACAAGATTTAGAACCAGATCGTTTAAGTTTTGCAAAAAATAAAATAAAAAAATTGTTAGGATCGTTGCCGACTGAACGTGTAGGATTACTTCTATTTTCCGGTTCAACTTTTTTACAATGTCCACTTACTGACGATAAAGCTGCATTTAATATGTTTTTAGATTCAATTGATGTTGAGACAATCTCATCGGGAACCACTGCGATTGAACAAGCAATAAAAGAAGCGATTTTATTGTTTAAAAAAATGCCTGAACGTAAAAATAAACTGTTATTAATTTTTACTGATGGTGAAGATTTCTCCAGTAATTTAACGCAAGTGAAAAAAGATGCAGCCAAGATTGGTTTGCATATAATTACAGTAGGTGTGGGGACTCCTGAAGGTGCACCGATTCCTTTATATGATAGACGATCAAAGCAAACGGGACATCAACATGATGCACAAGGCAATGTAGTGATTTCTCGTATGAATGAAGGCATTTTACATCGTTTGGCAGAAGATACCGGGGGGATGTTTGTACCGATTACAGAAAACAGTAATGATATTAAAAAAATTCAGCAATTTGTACGTTCATTTGAAAAAGAACATCTTGAAGATAAGATGGTTACACAGTTTCAAGAACAGTATCATTATCCGTTGTTAATCAGTTTTATTTGTTTTGCAATTGAATGGTTATTATGA
- the lepB gene encoding signal peptidase I, giving the protein MFGMRRREKKEKPPFFSTANFKEMGGLLLLVFLIRTFGFGLYQVPSGSMETTMLVGERFFADKFSYLFSSPKRGDIISFNDPTFNYSDDKLTRLYQNYVWGPSNWTKRVIGQPGDLVEGKIEDGKPVIYLNNKKLDEPYLNKYPLIAVYKVDPSGLFQHMTGRSIDDFWRNVTFYSYDPNKSYADQPFYRMKANRIVTGADGKPILMWPGTPIREPQEDRQMNTQENYWDGSDVFRVQLGENQYWCMGDNRLGSKDCRCFGPINGQLIHGKIVFLIWSLDSDESWWIFDLLKHPIDFFKRMRWSRFFKIMR; this is encoded by the coding sequence ATGTTTGGAATGAGAAGAAGAGAAAAGAAAGAGAAACCACCTTTTTTCTCAACAGCAAATTTTAAAGAAATGGGTGGTTTATTATTGCTCGTTTTTTTAATTCGTACATTTGGATTCGGTTTATACCAAGTTCCAAGTGGATCGATGGAAACGACCATGTTGGTTGGCGAACGCTTCTTTGCTGATAAATTTAGTTATTTATTCAGTTCGCCAAAGCGTGGTGACATTATTTCATTTAATGATCCAACTTTTAATTATTCAGATGATAAATTAACACGATTGTATCAAAATTATGTATGGGGCCCATCAAACTGGACAAAACGTGTTATAGGCCAACCGGGAGATTTGGTTGAGGGTAAAATTGAAGATGGTAAACCGGTAATATATCTTAATAATAAAAAGCTGGATGAACCATATTTGAATAAATATCCGTTAATTGCGGTATATAAAGTTGATCCATCAGGATTGTTCCAACATATGACCGGTCGTTCAATTGATGATTTTTGGCGTAATGTAACTTTTTATTCATATGACCCGAATAAATCGTATGCAGACCAACCATTTTATCGTATGAAGGCAAATCGTATTGTAACCGGTGCGGATGGCAAACCGATTTTGATGTGGCCTGGTACACCAATTCGTGAACCACAAGAAGATCGTCAAATGAATACACAAGAAAATTATTGGGATGGGTCAGACGTTTTCCGTGTACAATTAGGTGAAAATCAATATTGGTGTATGGGCGATAATCGTTTAGGAAGTAAAGATTGTCGTTGTTTTGGGCCGATTAACGGACAATTAATTCATGGTAAAATTGTATTCTTGATTTGGTCATTAGATAGTGATGAATCATGGTGGATTTTTGATCTGTTGAAACACCCAATCGATTTTTTCAAACGTATGAGATGGAGTCGTTTTTTCAAAATAATGCGCTAA
- a CDS encoding AAA family ATPase, protein MKKNYIFALFIIITTQAHGAALTAYKTLEPTSAITDERYIVAQPMPLKQDVVDAAIDFLPTKFKMTAKGLSDGSIKSGVMLFCGPTGTGKTTAARSIGQAYYKNPYYFVSVNLLGDAYRNSNQRSLDVNLKPIIELASKEPQFVVIDELQILTRIKDGYSVDRRNTVLHFLSLVDEMKKTENIVLVGVVRKMRYIPQSLNPRYLRSELYHFNPVASDAHHERLLQICLSRPSRVPRNVTNEEIKEVARYFKGDLRLVDHIVQEAEGVAFERDNEKPVLIKADIIQAFENFEEAKEECRKRKLKSESWEKWLERHDQEIKILGSVASIAVVSSIIMFSYK, encoded by the coding sequence TTGAAAAAAAACTATATATTTGCTTTATTTATCATTATTACAACTCAGGCTCACGGTGCAGCTTTAACAGCATATAAGACTCTTGAGCCGACAAGTGCCATTACAGATGAGCGTTATATTGTTGCTCAGCCCATGCCTTTAAAGCAAGATGTTGTTGATGCTGCTATTGATTTTTTGCCCACAAAATTTAAGATGACTGCAAAGGGACTTTCAGATGGAAGCATAAAGAGTGGTGTCATGTTATTTTGTGGTCCAACTGGAACGGGAAAGACAACGGCAGCCAGGTCTATTGGTCAAGCATATTATAAAAACCCGTATTATTTTGTTAGTGTGAATTTGCTTGGTGATGCATACCGCAATTCGAACCAAAGATCTTTGGATGTTAACTTAAAGCCGATTATAGAACTAGCCTCAAAAGAGCCTCAGTTTGTTGTTATTGATGAACTACAAATATTGACTCGGATAAAGGATGGTTATTCTGTTGATCGAAGAAATACCGTTTTGCATTTTTTGTCATTGGTTGATGAGATGAAAAAGACAGAAAATATTGTTCTTGTTGGTGTTGTTAGAAAAATGCGTTATATCCCACAGTCTTTAAATCCTAGATATTTGAGAAGTGAACTTTATCATTTTAATCCAGTTGCATCAGATGCTCATCATGAACGCTTGTTACAAATTTGTTTATCAAGACCAAGTCGTGTGCCTCGTAATGTAACCAACGAAGAAATAAAAGAGGTTGCAAGATATTTTAAAGGTGACTTGCGTTTGGTCGATCACATTGTTCAAGAAGCAGAAGGTGTAGCATTTGAGCGTGATAATGAAAAACCTGTTTTGATTAAAGCCGATATAATACAAGCATTTGAAAATTTTGAAGAAGCAAAAGAAGAATGCCGAAAAAGAAAATTAAAGTCTGAATCTTGGGAAAAATGGTTAGAGAGACATGATCAAGAAATAAAGATTTTGGGTTCTGTTGCATCTATAGCTGTTGTGTCGAGCATTATAATGTTTAGTTATAAGTAA
- a CDS encoding BatD family protein encodes MDKIVGKYRYIGFLLVLVHVGLHAKLVMEVTNINGNKVSQVAAGEPFLIKVSLDNADAAADMQIKGLRDFSVRKTGYSLITVNGEKTAQLTYQVQIDRPGSYSLGPAYSPSTKERSNSIRMSVEAEQVTQNRANRSHASSKKKNGDVQLRLWTDKDTVFVGEKVKTVLRLYFPESDDISVEQIITNDPDTIQVTEKIGPKKGVQEIDGTEYIFYEWQWDMYANQAGKLVIPAYFVDYNKQLPMHSGLGHFAIFFGPRYERKRVYSNALTLQVRALPDEQRKVDAVGNFLAYRAKIQPAVAKKYEGMVLRLSIEGDGNMISLKEPILQDMPETFKYYFSKSAVENRPFGQKKTFEYIVQGMQEGDWEIPEQTFAFFDVEGRTYKTLHTTPLFISILPGKASAPLPDVSGGEPVSIQDDIAPLIEYRLSDYPRNSVLSFWWFVFLLVMPLFSSLCYVLLYRSGWLVQKIAPHYIKQRAFKLAKKQLARAYRYHDTRLLYGIFMQLIAHRLSVAVAQLSSTEVNDIIAKSSWEHEKKHEWSVFFDKISQAAYAGAAGPKEVLRLFHEAAQWLAELERIV; translated from the coding sequence ATGGACAAAATTGTTGGTAAATACAGATACATTGGTTTTTTACTTGTATTAGTACATGTTGGATTGCATGCAAAACTTGTAATGGAAGTTACCAATATTAATGGAAACAAAGTTTCACAAGTTGCAGCGGGCGAACCTTTTTTAATAAAAGTTTCATTGGATAATGCAGATGCAGCCGCAGATATGCAAATTAAAGGATTAAGAGATTTTTCTGTACGCAAAACCGGTTACAGTCTTATTACGGTTAATGGAGAAAAAACAGCACAGCTTACCTATCAAGTGCAGATTGACAGGCCGGGTTCATATAGTTTAGGGCCCGCTTATAGTCCAAGCACTAAAGAGCGCTCAAATTCTATACGAATGAGTGTTGAAGCGGAGCAGGTAACGCAAAATAGAGCAAACAGATCACATGCATCATCAAAGAAAAAGAATGGTGATGTTCAATTACGTCTGTGGACAGATAAAGATACCGTATTTGTTGGAGAAAAAGTAAAAACAGTTTTACGTTTATATTTCCCTGAAAGTGATGATATTTCAGTTGAACAGATTATCACTAACGATCCGGATACTATTCAGGTTACTGAAAAAATTGGCCCAAAAAAAGGGGTACAAGAAATTGATGGTACGGAATATATTTTTTATGAATGGCAATGGGACATGTATGCAAATCAGGCAGGAAAATTGGTTATTCCGGCTTATTTTGTTGATTATAATAAACAGTTACCTATGCACAGTGGATTGGGACATTTTGCTATATTTTTTGGTCCTCGTTATGAACGTAAACGAGTATATTCAAATGCATTAACGTTACAAGTGCGTGCATTACCCGATGAGCAGCGCAAGGTTGATGCTGTTGGAAACTTTCTTGCTTATCGTGCAAAAATTCAACCGGCAGTTGCAAAGAAATATGAAGGAATGGTTTTGCGTTTGTCAATTGAAGGTGATGGCAATATGATCAGTTTAAAAGAACCGATATTGCAGGATATGCCTGAAACTTTTAAATATTATTTTTCAAAAAGCGCGGTTGAAAATAGGCCATTTGGACAAAAGAAAACATTTGAATACATTGTACAAGGAATGCAAGAAGGGGATTGGGAAATCCCTGAGCAAACATTTGCATTTTTTGATGTTGAAGGACGCACCTATAAAACATTGCATACTACTCCTTTATTCATTTCAATTTTGCCCGGTAAGGCATCAGCGCCGCTTCCGGATGTATCCGGTGGTGAGCCAGTATCTATACAAGATGATATTGCGCCTTTAATCGAGTATAGATTATCGGATTATCCGAGAAACAGTGTATTGTCATTCTGGTGGTTTGTTTTCTTGTTAGTAATGCCACTTTTCAGTTCATTATGCTATGTATTACTGTATCGTTCCGGTTGGCTAGTTCAAAAAATTGCACCTCATTATATAAAGCAACGTGCATTTAAGTTGGCAAAAAAACAACTTGCTCGCGCGTATCGTTATCATGATACACGTTTGTTATATGGTATATTTATGCAATTGATTGCGCATCGTTTATCTGTTGCAGTTGCGCAATTGAGCAGCACTGAGGTGAATGATATTATTGCCAAAAGTTCATGGGAACATGAAAAAAAACATGAATGGTCTGTGTTTTTTGATAAAATTTCACAAGCTGCTTATGCAGGTGCTGCAGGCCCAAAAGAAGTTCTACGTTTGTTTCATGAAGCTGCACAATGGCTTGCAGAACTTGAAAGGATAGTTTGA